A single genomic interval of Chryseobacterium paludis harbors:
- a CDS encoding exosortase F system-associated membrane protein → MKILNWFLVIIGICGLISVRILEDKLFYDPFLGYFHEADKSMIFPSFEWGQLILGYVFRFILNLLFSCLIIHFLFKDKTWTMQGGILIMIIFLITFPIYLYCIYNKFEIGYLFSFYMRRFVIQPLAILLIVPMFYYKKQMVQGG, encoded by the coding sequence ATGAAAATTCTTAATTGGTTTTTAGTAATAATCGGAATCTGTGGTCTTATAAGTGTGCGAATACTTGAGGACAAATTGTTTTATGACCCATTCCTGGGTTATTTTCATGAAGCTGATAAAAGTATGATATTTCCTTCTTTTGAATGGGGGCAGTTAATTCTGGGATATGTATTCAGATTTATTTTAAACTTACTTTTCTCTTGTTTAATTATTCATTTTTTATTTAAAGATAAAACATGGACAATGCAGGGAGGTATATTGATAATGATAATTTTCCTGATTACTTTTCCTATTTATCTGTATTGTATTTACAATAAATTTGAAATAGGTTATCTTTTTTCTTTCTATATGAGACGGTTTGTGATTCAGCCTTTGGCAATACTTTTAATCGTTCCAATGTTTTATTATAAAAAACAGATGGTACAGGGAGGCTAG
- a CDS encoding cation diffusion facilitator family transporter: MNIQSTNKNKIGFQKWIATFGIILFIGKIIAWKLTNSDAVFSDAMESIVNVISAFMGLYSLHLAAKPKDEDHPYGHGKVEFVTSGIEGALIAIAGIMIIYEGVNSLIVGKILNKLDWGIAIIAATAVVNYLLGYISIKKGETDNSLVLISSGKHLQSDTITTLGVVLSLIVVYFTKIYWLDSVVALIFGGYIIFVGYKIVRKSLSGIMDEQDPEILIQIVQILENNRKTEWIDIHNMKIQQFGSSLHIDAHITLPWYYSLRDAHKEMENVIILLAKNMKRTIEFNFHMDDCKTISCPICQIMDCPVREREFVKRIEWTTGNIILEIKHTVK, encoded by the coding sequence ATGAACATTCAGAGTACGAATAAAAATAAAATAGGTTTTCAGAAGTGGATTGCAACTTTTGGAATAATCTTATTTATCGGAAAAATTATCGCCTGGAAACTCACCAATTCAGATGCCGTATTTTCTGATGCCATGGAAAGCATCGTTAATGTAATCAGTGCATTTATGGGACTGTATTCTTTACATCTTGCTGCCAAACCCAAGGACGAAGATCATCCTTATGGGCACGGAAAGGTAGAATTTGTAACCTCGGGTATAGAAGGAGCTTTGATCGCTATTGCAGGGATTATGATCATCTATGAGGGTGTCAATAGTCTGATCGTCGGAAAGATACTTAACAAATTAGATTGGGGGATTGCTATTATAGCAGCTACCGCCGTGGTTAATTATTTATTGGGTTATATTTCCATAAAAAAAGGGGAAACTGATAATTCACTGGTACTCATATCCTCAGGAAAACACCTCCAATCTGATACAATTACGACACTTGGTGTCGTGCTCAGTTTAATTGTCGTCTACTTTACTAAAATATATTGGCTGGATTCTGTCGTAGCACTTATTTTTGGAGGGTACATCATCTTCGTAGGGTATAAAATTGTTCGAAAGTCACTAAGTGGAATTATGGACGAACAGGATCCTGAAATATTAATCCAAATTGTTCAGATACTCGAAAATAACAGAAAAACTGAATGGATAGATATTCACAATATGAAAATACAACAGTTTGGATCTTCTCTTCATATTGATGCACATATTACGCTTCCCTGGTATTACAGCCTTCGTGATGCTCACAAAGAAATGGAAAATGTAATTATTCTTTTAGCTAAAAATATGAAGCGTACTATCGAATTTAATTTTCATATGGATGATTGTAAGACCATTTCATGTCCCATATGCCAGATTATGGATTGCCCGGTCCGTGAAAGAGAATTCGTAAAAAGAATAGAATGGACAACCGGTAACATTATACTTGAAATCAAACACACCGTAAAATAA